The genomic DNA GCCACAGCTACGGACAGAACGTGCTCAGCCACTCGGTGGAGGTCGCGCTGCTGGCGGCGACCATGACGAGCGAGGTTGGCGGCGACGTCGAGCTGGCGCGCACGGCCGGATTCGTGCACGACATCGGCAAGGGCATCGACCACGAGGTGGACGGCCCCCACGCGCTGATCGGCGGCGAGCTGCTGCGCCGCCACGGGGTGAGTGAGGACGTGGCGCACGCCGCGGAGGCCCACCACTTCGAGGTGGAGCTACGCAGCTTCGAGGCCTTCGCCGTGGCGGCGGCTGACGCAATCTCGGGCTCGCGTCCGGGGGCGCGCCGCGAGACGGTGACGCGCTATCTGCAACGCCTGGAGAAGCTGGAGGAGATCGCCAGCTCCTTCGACGGCGTGAAGTCCTGCTATGCCATCCAGGCCGGGCGCGAGTTGCGAGTCATGGTGCAGCCCAGCTCGATCGACGAGTTGGGCGTCCACCGCCTGACGCGGGAGATCGCCGACCGCGTGCAGGAGGACCTGGAGTACCCCGGGCAAATCAAGATCACGGCAATTCGGGAAACGCGCTCGGTCGAGTACGCCAAGTAGCGGCGCTGGATTCCCGCCTCAGCGGGAGCGACGGATGGGCGCGGCCCGGTGGCCCAGGCTGCGGGCAGCCTGGGAACGCGCGCTCGTGGGGCGTTCGCGACCCGCGCGATTGCGGCGACTCGGTGGCGTGGCGAGGCAGGAGCTTGACCCCCATCCCAACCTTCCCCCTTGCAGGGGGAAGGTGTCGGAACGGACCTGAGAGTGCGGCGCGGCGCGTAGCGACGGGCGATTGGCCCGCAGGCGCATTGGGGCTGGATTCCCGCCTTCGGAGACCCTTGCGTAACCCTCCGTCATTCCGGCGGAGGCCGGAATCCAGTCCGGTCAAATGTGGAGGCGGGCCGGATTCCTGGCGTCGGGCGGGTCTGAGACCTGCCCCTACTGGACTTTGCAAAGGTTTGCCTTCGCGGGAATGACCGGGCGAAGGGACTCGCACCTGCCTTCCGACACGCGTTGACAGCGCATCCGCCGCCGCGCTAGAGTCTAACGAAAGAAAAACTTTTCTTTATGTATTGTGCCTCCAACAACAACTCCGCCGGACGACTGGGACATCCTGGGCATGCGCTCGTATGCCCGGGCGCTCGGGTCGGGCACCCGCCTGCGGATCCTGCAGCGGCTGTCCGAGAACCCCGACCAGGGGGTGGCCGAGCTGTCCGAGGTCGTCGGCCACAGCCCACCGCTCGTGTCGTGGCACGTGCGACGGCTGCGCCAGGTCGGCCTGGTGCGGGCACGTCGTGAGGGGCGCCTGGTGAAGTACTCGCTGGTCGCGGATCACCTGGAGGCCCTGCATCAAGAACTGACGACCTATTTGGAGCACTTGGTCACCGTGCAAAAGGCACACACCGCGGATCGCCCGGATTCGGGCGCCGCACGTTCGTAAGGGAGTCACCATGTCCACGGTTCGCGTTGGGATCATTGGCGTCGGCAACTGCGCCTCGTCGTTGGTGCAAGGGGTTGCGCACTATCGCAACGCCCCTGCCGATGAGTTCATCCCCGGGCTCATGCACACCGTGCTGGGCCCCTATCACGTTGGCGACATCGAGTTCTCGGCGGCCATCGACGTCGACCGCAACAAGGTCGGGACCGACCTGAGCGAGGCGATCTACGCTGAGCCGAACAACACGGTGAAGTTCTCCGATGTCCCGCACCAGGACGTCGCGGTGGCGCGCGGCATGACCCACGACGGCATTGGCCGCTACATGGCGGACACGGTCGTCAAGGCCGACGGCTCCACCGACGACATCGTCGAGCTGCTGCAGGACACCCACACCGACGTGGTGATCAACTACCTGCCGGTGGGCAGCGAGGAAGCCACCAAGTGGTACGTGGAGCAGGTGCTGCAGGCCGGCTGCGCCATGGTGAACTGCATGCCGGTGTTCATCGCGCGCGAGGACTACTGGCAGCAGCGGTTCGAACGAGCGCAGGTGCCCATCATCGGCGACGACATCAAGTCACAGGTCGGGGCCACGATCGTGCACCGGGTCCTGACCCGGCTGTTTCGGGATCGCGGCGTGAACCTTGAGCGCACCTATCAGCTGAACGTGGGCGGCAACTCCGACTTCAAGAACATGCTGGAGCGCGAGCGGCTGGAGTCCAAGAAGGTCTCCAAGACCAACGCCGTGACGAGCCAGCTGGAGTACGACATCGGGCCGGGCAACGTCCACATCGGGCCCAGCGACTATGTCGAGTGGCTCGGCGACCGCAAGTGGGCGTTCATCCGCCTGGAGGGTCAGTCCTTCGGCGGGCAGCCGCTTAACCTGGAGCTGAAGCTCGAGGTCTGGGACTCGCCCAACTCGGCGGGCATCGTGATCGACGCCGTGCGCTGCTGCAAGATCGCGATGACGCGTGGGGTGTCCGGGGCGCTGGAAGGCCCGTCGGCCTACCTCATGAAGTCCCCGCCCATTCAATACACCGATGCCGAAGCCCACGACATGATGGAGGAGTTCATTGCGTCGGCCACGGTGGCGGCGGCCGGATCGGCGGCCGATCCCGCGTAGATGATCGCGCTGTTCGAGCTCGGCTCGCATCTGGTCGGCTGGATACCGCGACCGATCTCGACGGCGGTCGCGCGCGTGCTGGGCACGTTGATCTTCCTGCTCGTGCCGCGGGTGCGCCGCAACACGATCGCCAATATGTCGGTGGTGCTGGACCTGCCGCCGTCCGACCCGCGCGCGCAAGACCTCGCCCGGCGGTCGGTTGTGGCGTTCGTCGACCACGTGATCGACTTCCTGCGCAGCTTCCGGCTGTCGCAGGCGGACTTGATCCGGCGAACGGTGCGCATCGAGGGCTTTGAGCACTTCAAGGCGCTCCACGAGCAGCGCAAGGGCGGCATCATGATCACGGCCCATTTCGGGAACTGGGAGTGGTGCGGCGGGCTGGTCTCGCTGGACCATCCGACGCACGTGGTGGCGGAGACCATGCGCAGCCGTGCGGTGACCGGCATGCTGGACCACGTGCGGGCCAAGCTCGACCTCCAGAGCATTCAACTCGGGAACGCCGCGCGGGAGATCTTGCGGGCGCTGCGCCGGGGTGAATATGTCGCTCTGCTGGCCGACCGGCCCACCCCGGGACGAGGCGTTAAGGTGGAATTCTTCGGGCGCGAGGCGTGGGTACCGCCGGGGTCCGCCGCCCTGGCGCAGCGCGCCGGCAGTCCGCTGCTGGTGGGCGGCATGACGCGCAACGGCGACGGCACCTACACCGCACACGCGATGCCGCCCATCTTCTGGGACCGGAACATGCCGCGCGACGAGGCCGTGCAGCAGGGCATGCAGCAGGTGATGTGGGATCTCGAAGCGCTCATCCGCAAGGCGCCGGAGCAGTGGTATATGTTCCGGTCCATGTGGGAGGCCGCCGGCTAGTGCGCATTCTTCAGGTTTCGCCCTACGACTTCCCGTACCCGGGCGGGGTGACGGAGCACGTGCTGGCCCTGGACCGCGAGTTCCGGGCACTGGGGCATGAGGTCGCAATCATGGCGCCGTCGTCGGCCGAGACGCCCGAGGTGGAGAATCCCAACTTTTACCGGGTCGGGCGCCGCATCGTGCCGCTGCCGGTGAATCAGTCGACGGCCCGGCTCACGCTGTCGCCCGCGCTGCTGCCGCGGGTGCGCCGCTTCCTGGACGAGCGCCAGTTCGACGTGGTCCATCTGCAGGAACCGCTCGTGCCGGCCTTGCCGCTCACCGTGCTGCGCCACTCCAAGGCGCTGAATGTCGGAACGTTCCACGCGGCGCGCAAGTCGGCGTTCGTCTATCACACCACGCGGCCGCTCATTCGCCGGCTGCAACGCAAGCTCGACGGCAAGATCGCCGTGTCACAGGCGGCGCGGGACCTGGTGTACCGCTCCTACCGCGGCGAGTACCGCATCATTCCCAACGGCATCGACGTCGACTTCTACGGTCGAAAAGCCGAGCCCTTGCCGCAGTTGAACGACGGGTTCTTCAACATCCTGTTCGTGGGACGCTTCGACAAGCGCAAGGGCCTCTCGGTGCTGCTGCGGGCGATGCAGTTGGTCCAGCAGATGCAACCCCGCACCCGGCTGGTGCTCGTGGGGGCCTACCGTCCCCGCCAACGCCGCATCTACCAGCGACAGGTCGACCAGCTTGGCCTGCGCAACGTGGTCTTCGCGGGCTACGTGAGCCAGGAGGACAAGCAGCGCTACCTCAAGAGTTCGCACGTCTTCTGCTCGCCGGCGCTGGGTGGGGAGAGCCAGGGGGTGGTGCTGCTTGAGGCCATGGCCGCCGGCCTGCCGGTGGTGGCCAGCGACATTCCCGGCTACCGCGCGCTGCTGCTGGACGGCGAGGGCGCCCTGCTGGTGCCGCCCAAGGATGACGCGGCGCTGGCGCGCACGCTGCTCCGCCTGATGCGCAACGAGACCAAGCGCGCGCAAATGTCCGCGTTCGGCGAGCAGCGCGCCCAGGCGTTTGCCTGGCCGAAGATCGCGGCCCGGGTGGCGGACTACTACGAAGAGTTGCTCAACGAACGCGAGATCGGCGGTCGCTATTGGGCCTTCTCGCCCAAGGCCGCCGAGGCGGGGACGCGCTGATGATCAACCAACGGATGCAGGCCCGATCGCGCCGCCTGGCCGAGCGCGTGGTGGCGCCGTTGGCGCGCACCGGCATCGACCCCAATGTGCTGACGATCACCGGGCTCGTGCTGTCGTTTCCGACGGCCGTGGTCATCGCGCTGGGCTGGCAGGTCGCCGGCGGCGTGATGCTGCTCTTCAGCGCCGGATTCGACATGTTCGACGGCGCCGTGGCCCGCGTCAGCAACCGGCGGTCGGACTTCGGCGCGTTCCTGGACTCCACCCTGGACCGCTGGGGCGAGGGCGTCATATTCGCCGGGCTCACCTGGTATTTCGTCGACGTCGGCGCGCGGGCGGAGACGGTGCTCGCTCTGCTGACGCTGATCGGGTCCATGCTGATCAGCTACACCCGCGCCCGCGCCGAGGGCCTGGGCGTGGAGTGCAAGGTCGGCTTCTTCCAACGACCGGAGCGGCTGATCGTGCTGGGCATCGCGCTGCTGACGCCGTTCGGGGTGCTGAGCGGGGCCATGTGGTTTCTCGCCATCGCCACCCAGCTCACCGCCGCCCAGCGCGTGCTGCACGTGCACAGCCAGATCGAGCGCGCGAAGAAGCTCAAGGCAAACGAGGGCGACGGCGACACGGCCTGAGCGGCGGACTCGCGGCGCCCTGAATCCGAGTCCGCGTAGGGGCAGCCCTCGTGGCTGCCCTGATCGAGCAGCGGATTCGCGGCGCCCTGGATCCGAGTCCGCGTAGGGGCAGCCCTTGTGGCTGCCCTGATCGCCAGGCGTCGACTGGCAAGCAGTCACGGGCGCCCACTAGGGGCGCCCCTACAGATCCCGTGTTCCTACTATTGGGCTACCAGTTCGTGACCGAGCCGTCGTGGCGGCGGAGCTCGTGGACCGGTCGCATCTGGAACGGATGGTTGGCCGCGGCCTCTTCGTCGATGTCCACGCCGATGCCGGGCGCGGTCGGCGCGATCAGGTGGCCGTCCTCGAAGGTCATCTGCTGCGGGAACACATCCGCCAGCGCGCCGGGCACCTCCGGCAGCTCCTGCACCCCGACAAGGGGGCTGGCGATGTCCAGGTGCACGCACGCGGCCAGCGAGATCGGTCCCATGGGGCTGTGCGGCGCGAGGTATTGGTGGTGCGACTCGGCCCAGCCGGCGATCTTCCGCGCCTCGGTGAATCCACCGACGATGCACAGGTCGGTCCGCACGTAGTCGATCAGGTCGCCCTCGATGAGCGGCTGAAACTCCCATTTGGAGGCCAGCTCCTCGCCGCCGGCAATGGGGACGTGGGTGTGACGGCGCACGTAGGCGTAGGCCTCGGGCCGCTCGGAGCGCACGGGGTCTTCGGCGAAGAATATGTCCAGCGGCTCGAGGCCCTTGCACAGCCGCACGGCCTCGTTCGGGTCGAGGCGGGTGTGAAAGTCGATGCAAATCTCGATGTCCGGCCCCACGTGCCGGCGCATGGCCTCGGCGGTCTCGATGGCGACCGGCACGGCGCGCCGGGGCTCCAGCACCCCGCCCTGCGGCTCGACGCCCGGAAAGCCGTAGCGCACGAAGCGGTAGCTCTGCGCCAGCGCGCGGTCGGCGTCGGCCAGCAACGCGTCCAGGGTCTTGCCGGTGACGTGCGGGTAGGCGACCACGCCGTCGCGGCACTTGCCGCCGAGCAGCTCCCACACCGGAACGCCCAGCGCCTTGCCCTTGATGTCCCAGAGGGCGATGTCGATGGCCGAGATCGCCGCGCCCAGGATGGGCCCGGCCTTGAAGAAGCTGCCGCGAAACATGCGCTGCCACAGATGGTCGATGCGCCGCGGGTCCTCGCCGATCAGCAGCGGGCGGAAGTGCTCGATGACTCCCGCAACCGCGCGTTCCTTGCCGGCGATCGCGGACTCGCCGAGGCCATAGATCCCGCGGTCGGTCTCAACCTTGGTGATCAGGTAGTTGATGTTCCGGTGCTCGGCGAAGACCGGAATCGTGCGGATGTCCGTGATGCGCATGGCGGTGGCTTTCCGTGCAGGGCCGCTATGGGACTGATGATAGGCGGACGCCGCACCCGCTGGATCACGCTGCAGGCAGCGCGGGCCACCGGACAACCCTACGCCGGCACCGCCTCGCGCTGCCGCGCCAGGATTTCGCGAATCTCCGCGTGCGTTTCGGGCGTTGCCGCGGCATCCCGCGACGGCAGCCGCGACCCTCCGGCCTGCAGGCCCATCGCCTCCATCCACGGCTTCACGAACACGCCCTCGCCCGCCGTCTGCGCGCCGATGCGGCCGATGATCTCGCCGTATGGAACCATGAAGTCGTCGAAGACGCGCTGCGCCTCCTCGTAGCGGCGGGCCTGCATCAGGTCGCACACGCGCCAGGAGTGCTGCGGCAGGAAGTTGGGCACGTGGCTGATCCAGGCGCGGCAGCCGAGGATGTGTCCCAAGACCACCAGCGGCGAGTTGTCCACCACCGCCGCCAGCGGTAGGAACCGCCGCAGCCCGTCGAGGTGGCTGCCCATGTCCGGCGAGCCCCACTTCACGGCGATCGTGTTGGGCAACTCGACCAGTCGCGCCATCAGGTCCACCGGCACGTCGTATTTCGACCCGCTGTACCAATGGCTGTAGGCCGCGAAGCCCACGTTGGTGTGCCGCGCCACTTCCTCGTGCCAGGCCACGGCGTCCTCGGGCGTCACCGTGTAGTAGTACGCCGCGCTGATCTGCGCCGCATCCACGCCCAGGTCCTCGCAAAATTGGCACAGCTCGATCACGACGCGGATGTCAGTGCTCTGCACCCCGGCCATCACCGGAACCTGTCCGCCGCTCACCTCCACGATGGTCCGGATCACCTGGCGCCGCTCTGCCGTGCTCAACACCGTGAAATCGCCGCCCGACCCCGCGGCCAGCAGCACCGTGTTCCCTTGCCGTGCGCCCTGGTCGATCAGCCACTGCACGTTTGACGCCAGGCCGTTGAGATCGACCGCGCCGTCGTCGGTGAAGATCGTCGCGATCGGCACGACCACGCCTTGCAGCCGTGCCTTCGCCTCGTCGATGGTCAGCATGGGCCTACCTCCCGTTGCCAATGGCGGTGGAGCCGTGGGGCCCGGTGCGCAGCAATCACGGGTCTACCGCGCTTCGGCCGCCATCCGATTCCCTCTCCCTTGACGGGAGAGGGTTAGAGCCTGCCCCGTACTTGATACGGGGGTGAGGGTGCGGGCAATGTCGCATGTCCCCCTCGCGACGCGATCGCGGGCAC from Chloroflexota bacterium includes the following:
- a CDS encoding metalloregulator ArsR/SmtB family transcription factor translates to MRSYARALGSGTRLRILQRLSENPDQGVAELSEVVGHSPPLVSWHVRRLRQVGLVRARREGRLVKYSLVADHLEALHQELTTYLEHLVTVQKAHTADRPDSGAARS
- a CDS encoding inositol-3-phosphate synthase; its protein translation is MSTVRVGIIGVGNCASSLVQGVAHYRNAPADEFIPGLMHTVLGPYHVGDIEFSAAIDVDRNKVGTDLSEAIYAEPNNTVKFSDVPHQDVAVARGMTHDGIGRYMADTVVKADGSTDDIVELLQDTHTDVVINYLPVGSEEATKWYVEQVLQAGCAMVNCMPVFIAREDYWQQRFERAQVPIIGDDIKSQVGATIVHRVLTRLFRDRGVNLERTYQLNVGGNSDFKNMLERERLESKKVSKTNAVTSQLEYDIGPGNVHIGPSDYVEWLGDRKWAFIRLEGQSFGGQPLNLELKLEVWDSPNSAGIVIDAVRCCKIAMTRGVSGALEGPSAYLMKSPPIQYTDAEAHDMMEEFIASATVAAAGSAADPA
- a CDS encoding lysophospholipid acyltransferase family protein; translation: MIALFELGSHLVGWIPRPISTAVARVLGTLIFLLVPRVRRNTIANMSVVLDLPPSDPRAQDLARRSVVAFVDHVIDFLRSFRLSQADLIRRTVRIEGFEHFKALHEQRKGGIMITAHFGNWEWCGGLVSLDHPTHVVAETMRSRAVTGMLDHVRAKLDLQSIQLGNAAREILRALRRGEYVALLADRPTPGRGVKVEFFGREAWVPPGSAALAQRAGSPLLVGGMTRNGDGTYTAHAMPPIFWDRNMPRDEAVQQGMQQVMWDLEALIRKAPEQWYMFRSMWEAAG
- a CDS encoding glycosyltransferase family 4 protein: MRILQVSPYDFPYPGGVTEHVLALDREFRALGHEVAIMAPSSAETPEVENPNFYRVGRRIVPLPVNQSTARLTLSPALLPRVRRFLDERQFDVVHLQEPLVPALPLTVLRHSKALNVGTFHAARKSAFVYHTTRPLIRRLQRKLDGKIAVSQAARDLVYRSYRGEYRIIPNGIDVDFYGRKAEPLPQLNDGFFNILFVGRFDKRKGLSVLLRAMQLVQQMQPRTRLVLVGAYRPRQRRIYQRQVDQLGLRNVVFAGYVSQEDKQRYLKSSHVFCSPALGGESQGVVLLEAMAAGLPVVASDIPGYRALLLDGEGALLVPPKDDAALARTLLRLMRNETKRAQMSAFGEQRAQAFAWPKIAARVADYYEELLNEREIGGRYWAFSPKAAEAGTR
- a CDS encoding CDP-alcohol phosphatidyltransferase family protein, with product MINQRMQARSRRLAERVVAPLARTGIDPNVLTITGLVLSFPTAVVIALGWQVAGGVMLLFSAGFDMFDGAVARVSNRRSDFGAFLDSTLDRWGEGVIFAGLTWYFVDVGARAETVLALLTLIGSMLISYTRARAEGLGVECKVGFFQRPERLIVLGIALLTPFGVLSGAMWFLAIATQLTAAQRVLHVHSQIERAKKLKANEGDGDTA
- the dgoD gene encoding galactonate dehydratase codes for the protein MRITDIRTIPVFAEHRNINYLITKVETDRGIYGLGESAIAGKERAVAGVIEHFRPLLIGEDPRRIDHLWQRMFRGSFFKAGPILGAAISAIDIALWDIKGKALGVPVWELLGGKCRDGVVAYPHVTGKTLDALLADADRALAQSYRFVRYGFPGVEPQGGVLEPRRAVPVAIETAEAMRRHVGPDIEICIDFHTRLDPNEAVRLCKGLEPLDIFFAEDPVRSERPEAYAYVRRHTHVPIAGGEELASKWEFQPLIEGDLIDYVRTDLCIVGGFTEARKIAGWAESHHQYLAPHSPMGPISLAACVHLDIASPLVGVQELPEVPGALADVFPQQMTFEDGHLIAPTAPGIGVDIDEEAAANHPFQMRPVHELRRHDGSVTNW
- a CDS encoding dihydrodipicolinate synthase family protein, encoding MLTIDEAKARLQGVVVPIATIFTDDGAVDLNGLASNVQWLIDQGARQGNTVLLAAGSGGDFTVLSTAERRQVIRTIVEVSGGQVPVMAGVQSTDIRVVIELCQFCEDLGVDAAQISAAYYYTVTPEDAVAWHEEVARHTNVGFAAYSHWYSGSKYDVPVDLMARLVELPNTIAVKWGSPDMGSHLDGLRRFLPLAAVVDNSPLVVLGHILGCRAWISHVPNFLPQHSWRVCDLMQARRYEEAQRVFDDFMVPYGEIIGRIGAQTAGEGVFVKPWMEAMGLQAGGSRLPSRDAAATPETHAEIREILARQREAVPA